CTGGAATGCATGTTCGCGGTACCGATGCTGGGGGCGGTGCTGCACACCATCAATATCCGCCTGTCGCCCGAGCAGATTCTCTACACCATGAATCACGCCGAGGACCGCTTCGTGCTGGTCAACAGCGATTTCGTCACGCTGTATCAGGGCATCGCCGGGCAACTCACCACGGTCACCGGCACCTTGCTGCTGAGCGACACTGCCACGGCCGCTGGCGAACTCCCCGGCTGCGTCGGCGAGTACGAGAGTCTGCTGGCGGCTGCCGAGCCGAGCTACGCGTTCGCCGATTTCGACGAGAACTCCGTGGCCACCACCTTCTACACCACCGGCACCACCGGCAACCCGAAGGGCGTGTATTTCACCCACCGGCAACTGGTGCTGCATACCCTGTCCATGGCCACCACCCTGGGCAGCCTGGACAGCATCCGCCTGATGGGCAATGCCGACGTGTACATGCCCATCACCCCGATGTTTCACGTGCATGCCTGGGGCGTGCCCTATGTCGCCACGCTGCTGGGGGTGAAGCAGGTCTATCCGGGGCGCTACGAGCCGGAGATGCTCTGCACGCTGATCAAGAACGAGCAGGTGACCTTCTCCCATTGCGTACCGACCATCCTGCAGATGCTGCTGGCCGCGCCTGGCGCCCAGAGCCATGACTTCAAGGGCATGAAGGTGATCATTGGTGGCAGCGCGCTCAACCGCGCCTTGTATGAGGCCGCCAAGGCCAGGGGCATGCAGCTGACGGCGGCCTATGGGATGTCGGAAACCTGCCCGCTGATCTCCTGCGCCTACCTCGACGACGAGCTGCTCGACGGCAGCGAGGAGCAGCGCACCGCCTACCGCATCAAGGCCGGGGTGGCGGTGCCGCTGGTGGAAGCGGCGATCATGGACAGCGAGGGCAGGCACCTGCCCGCCGATGGCCAGACCCAGGGCGAACTGGTGTTGCGCGCCCCCTGGCTGACCCAGGGTTACTTTCGCGAAGCGGAAAAGGGCCGGGAGTTGTGGGCCCATGGCTGGTTGCACACCGGCGACGTGGCCACCCTGGACGACAGGGGCTTCATCGATATTCG
Above is a genomic segment from Pseudomonas argentinensis containing:
- a CDS encoding fatty acid--CoA ligase; translation: MLQTRIIPPAANAHPYPLLIKSLLLSGSRYERHREIVYRDTLRYSYATFNERVARLANVLTQAGVKAGDTVAVMDWDSHRYLECMFAVPMLGAVLHTINIRLSPEQILYTMNHAEDRFVLVNSDFVTLYQGIAGQLTTVTGTLLLSDTATAAGELPGCVGEYESLLAAAEPSYAFADFDENSVATTFYTTGTTGNPKGVYFTHRQLVLHTLSMATTLGSLDSIRLMGNADVYMPITPMFHVHAWGVPYVATLLGVKQVYPGRYEPEMLCTLIKNEQVTFSHCVPTILQMLLAAPGAQSHDFKGMKVIIGGSALNRALYEAAKARGMQLTAAYGMSETCPLISCAYLDDELLDGSEEQRTAYRIKAGVAVPLVEAAIMDSEGRHLPADGQTQGELVLRAPWLTQGYFREAEKGRELWAHGWLHTGDVATLDDRGFIDIRDRLKDVIKTGGEWISSLELEDLISRQPAVREVAVVGVADPQWGERPFALVVAKEGQALDASILKEHLTPFVEQGVINKWAIPSQIALVTEIPKTSVGKLDKKRIRVDLAQWQEAGGAFLSSL